One genomic window of Medicago truncatula cultivar Jemalong A17 chromosome 1, MtrunA17r5.0-ANR, whole genome shotgun sequence includes the following:
- the LOC25485755 gene encoding extensin-2 isoform X1 produces MTARGSDPIRGRFRPHMAMALAIVLISTTVVSVAADGYPYSSPPPPTYEYKSPPPPSPSPPPPYIYKSPPPPPYEHKAPPYEYKSPPPPSPSPPPPYEYKSPPPPSSSPPPPYVYKSPPPPPYEHKAPPYEYKSPPPPSPSPPPPYVYKSPPPPPYEHKAPPYEYKSPPPPSPSPPPPYYYKSPPPPSPSPPPPYYYKSPPPPSPSPPPPYYYKSPPPPSPSPPPPYYYKSPPPPSPSPPPPYYYKSPPPPSPSPPPPYYYKSPPPPYEHKAPPYYYKSPPPPSPSPPPPYYYKSPPPPSPSPPPPYYYKSPPPPSPSPPPPYYYKSPPPPSPSPPPPYYYKSPPPPSPSPPPPYYYKSPPPPSPVPHPPYYYNSPPPPVKSPPPPTPYYYQSPPPPKYTPPPYYYNSPPPPVVYPPPYHHPLIVKVVGKVYSYKCYNWEYPEKSHDKKHLKGAVVEVKCKAGRNIIKAYGKTKSNGKYAITIPNFNYVKYGSVVCKAKLYAPPKDSPFNIPTKLNEGTDLKVKSKDKYEVVLKAKPFAYASKKHYEECEKPKPSPTPYYYKSPPPPSPVYIYKSPPPPSPTYKYTSPPPPVHQYSPPYYYKSPPPPSPVYKPPYYYKSPPPPTPIYKYNSPPPPSPTYVYKSPPPPSPVYKPPYYYKSPPPPSPVYQPPYYYKSPPPPSPVYYYKSPPPPSPVYKPPYYYKSPPPPTPVYKYNSPPPPSPTYVYKSPPPPSPVYKPPYYYKSPPPPSPVYKPPYYYKSPPPPTPVYYYKSPPPPTPVYKYNSPPPPSPTYVYKSPPPPSPVYKPPYYYKSPPPPSPVYYYKSPPPPSPVYKPPYYYNSPPPPTPVYKYNSPPPPSPTYVYKSPPPPSPVYKPPYYYKSPPPPTPVYKYNSPPPPSPAYVYKSPPPPTPVYKYKSPPPPVHYYSPPYYYKSPPPPSPSPPPPYYYKSPPPPSPSPPPPYYYHSPPPPKELPNPPYYYKSPPPPSPSPPPPYYYKSPPPPSPSPPPPYYYKSPPPPSPSPPPPYYYQSPPPPSPSPPPPYYYKSPPPPTPSPPPPYYYKSPPPPSPSPPPPYYYKSPPPPSPSPPPPYYYHSPPPPSPSPPPPYYYKSPPPPSPSPPPPYYYKSPPPPSPSPPPPYYYQSPPPPSPTPHTPYHYKSPPPPTASPPPPYHYVSPPPPTSSPPPYHYTSPPPPSPAPAPTYIYKSPPPPMKSPPPPVYIYASPPPPIYK; encoded by the exons ATGACTGCTAGGGGCAGTGACCCCATAAGGGGTCGTTTTCGGCCGCATATGGCCATGGCATTGGCCATTGTTCTCATTTCTACTACAGTGGTTTCTGTTGCTGCTGATGGTTACCCATACAGTTCTCCTCCACCACCAACTTATGAGTACAAGTCACCCCCTCCACCCTCTCCTTCACCGCCACCTCCTTACATTTACAAATCACCCCCTCCACCACCTTATGAACATAAAGCTCCACCTTACGAGTACAAGTCACCTCCGCCACCGTCACCTTCACCACCACCGCCTTACGAGTACAAGTCTCCACCTCCACCTTCCTCATCCCCTCCACCTCCTTATGTATACAAGTCACCACCTCCCCCGCCGTATGAGCACAAAGCTCCACCATATGAGTACAAGTCTCCACCTCCACCTTCCCCATCCCCTCCACCTCCTTATGTATACAAGTCACCACCTCCCCCACCGTATGAGCACAAAGCGCCACCATATGAGTACAAGTCACCCCCACCACCATCTCCCTCACCCCCACCTCCTTACTACTATAAATCTCCACCACCACCCTCTCCCTCACCTCCACCACCTTACTACTACAAGTCCCCACCACCACCCTCTCCCTCACCTCCACCTCCTTACTACTACAAGTCACCTCCACCACCCTCTCCCTCACCTCCACCTCCTTACTACTACAAGTCACCTCCACCACCTTCACCTTCACCTCCTCCACCTTACTACTATAAATCTCCTCCTCCACCCTCTCCCTCCCCTCCTCCACCTTACTATTACAAGTCTCCCCCACCACCATATGAGCACAAAGCTCCGCCATACTATTACAAGTCTCCCCCTCCACCTTCTCCCTCACCTCCACCACCTTACTACTACAAGTCTCCTCCACCACCCTCTCCCTCACCTCCACCTCCTTACTACTACAAGTCTCCCCCACCACCCTCACCCTCCCCTCCTCCTCCATATTATTACAAGTCCCCACCACCTCCTTCACCGTCCCCTCCACCACCATATTATTATAAATCTCCTCCACCACCTTCACCATCTCCTCCACCACCCTATTATTACAagtctcctcctcctccatcTCCGGTACCTCATCCACCTTACTACTACAATTCACCACCACCTCCTGTAAAATCTCCACCTCCACCAACACCGTACTACTATCAGTCTCCACCACCACCCAAGTACACTCCACCTCCATACTACTATAATTCTCCTCCTCCGCCAGTTGTATATCCCCCTCCTTACCACCACCCATTGATTGTGAAGGTAGTGGGTAAAGTCTACAGCTACAAGTGCTATAATTGGGAGTATCCTGAAAAGTCTCATGACAAGAAACATCTCAAAG GTGCTGTTGTTGAGGTCAAATGCAAAGCTGGAAGGAACATCATCAAGGCTTACGGTAAAACTAAGAGTAATGGAAAGTATGCCATCACAATTCCAAACTTTAACTATGTAAAATATGGTTCTGTGGTGTGCAAAGCCAAACTATATGCTCCACCTAAAGACTCTCCCTTCAACATACCTACTAAGCTCAATGAGGGAACTGACTTGAAGGTAAAATCTAAAGACAAGTATGAAGTTGTGCTCAAGGCTAAGCCATTCGCATATGCTTCTAAGAAGCATTATGAAGAATGTGAAAAACCTAAGCCTTCACCAACTCCTTACTACTACAAGTCACCTCCTCCTCCTTCACCGGTTTATATATACAAGTCACCACCTCCACCATCACCTACTTATAAGTACACATCACCACCTCCACCTGTCCATCAATATTCTCCTCCATATTATTACAAGTCACCACCCCCACCATCACCTGTTTACAAACCCCCATACTACTACAAGTCACCTCCTCCTCCAACACCAATTTACAAGTACAATTCACCACCTCCACCATCACCAACTTACGTGTACAAGTCTCCACCCCCACCATCACCTGTATATAAACCCCCATACTATTACAAGTCACCTCCTCCACCATCACCTGTATACCAGCCCCCATACTACTACAAGTCACCTCCCCCTCCATCACCAGTTTACTACTACAAGTCACCACCCCCACCATCACCTGTATACAAACCCCCGTACTACTACAAGTCACCTCCTCCTCCAACACCAGTTTACAAGTACAATTCACCACCTCCACCATCACCAACTTACGTGTACAAGTCTCCACCCCCACCATCACCTGTGTATAAACCCCCATACTATTACAAGTCACCTCCTCCACCATCACCTGTATACAAGCCCCCATACTACTACAAGTCACCTCCTCCTCCAACACCAGTTTACTACTACAAGTCACCTCCTCCTCCAACACCAGTTTACAAGTATAATTCACCACCTCCACCATCACCAACTTACGTGTACAAGTCTCCACCCCCACCATCACCTGTGTATAAACCCCCATACTATTACAAGTCACCTCCTCCACCATCACCAGTTTACTACTACAAGTCTCCACCTCCACCTTCACCTGTGTACAAACCCCCGTACTACTACAATTCACCACCTCCTCCAACACCAGTTTACAAATACAATTCACCACCTCCACCGTCACCAACATATGTGTACAAGTCACCACCCCCACCATCACCTGTATACAAACCACCCTATTACTACAAGTCACCTCCTCCTCCAACACCAGTTTACAAGTACAATTCACCACCTCCGCCATCACCTGCTTACGTGTATAagtctcctcctcctccaacACCAGTTTACAAGTACAAGTCACCACCTCCACCTGTCCATTATTATTCTCCACCATACTACTATAAGTCACCACCTCCACCATCCCCATCACCTCCCCCTCCATACTATTACAAATCTCCCCCACCGCCATCACCATCCCCACCTCCACCATACTATTATCATTCTCCTCCCCCACCTAAAGAATTACCAAACCCTCCATACTACTATAagtcaccaccaccaccatcaccatcCCCTCCTCCACCATACTATTATAAGTCACCACCTCCACCATCACCATCCCCTCCCCCTCCATACTATTATAAATCTCCTCCACCACCCTCACCATCCCCACCTCCACCGTACTATTACCAATCCCCTCCACCACCATCACCATCTCCACCACCTCCTTATTACTACAAATCACCTCCACCACCAACCCCATCACCTCCACCTCCATACTACTACAAAAGTCCCCCTCCACCCTCTCCCTCTCCTCCACCTCCATACTATTACAAGAGTCCCCCTCCACCCTCTCCCTCCCCCCCTCCTCCATACTATTATCATtccccaccaccaccatcgCCTTCTCCACCACCTCCCTACTACTACAAATCACCTCCACCACCATCCCCGTCACCTCCACCTCCTTACTATTACAAGTCACCTCCACCTCCATCTCCATCTCCACCACCTCCTTATTACTATCAAAGTCCTCCTCCACCATCTCCCACTCCTCATACTCCCTACCACTACAAATCCCCTCCACCACCAACGGCGTCTCCTCCACCTCCTTACCATTATGTGAGTCCCCCCCCACCTACATCATCTCCACCACCTTACCACTACACATCACCACCTCCTCCCTCCCCAGCTCCCGCTCCCACATACATATACAAATCACCTCCCCCACCAATGAAATCACCTCCTCCGCCAGTTTACATTTATGCTTCCCCACCACCACCTATCTACAAGTAA
- the LOC25485755 gene encoding extensin-2 isoform X2 yields MTARGSDPIRGRFRPHMAMALAIVLISTTVVSVAADGYPYSSPPPPTYEYKSPPPPSPSPPPPYIYKSPPPPPYEHKAPPYEYKSPPPPSPSPPPPYVYKSPPPPPYEHKAPPYEYKSPPPPSPSPPPPYYYKSPPPPSPSPPPPYYYKSPPPPSPSPPPPYYYKSPPPPSPSPPPPYYYKSPPPPSPSPPPPYYYKSPPPPSPSPPPPYYYKSPPPPYEHKAPPYYYKSPPPPSPSPPPPYYYKSPPPPSPSPPPPYYYKSPPPPSPSPPPPYYYKSPPPPSPSPPPPYYYKSPPPPSPSPPPPYYYKSPPPPSPVPHPPYYYNSPPPPVKSPPPPTPYYYQSPPPPKYTPPPYYYNSPPPPVVYPPPYHHPLIVKVVGKVYSYKCYNWEYPEKSHDKKHLKGAVVEVKCKAGRNIIKAYGKTKSNGKYAITIPNFNYVKYGSVVCKAKLYAPPKDSPFNIPTKLNEGTDLKVKSKDKYEVVLKAKPFAYASKKHYEECEKPKPSPTPYYYKSPPPPSPVYIYKSPPPPSPTYKYTSPPPPVHQYSPPYYYKSPPPPSPVYKPPYYYKSPPPPTPIYKYNSPPPPSPTYVYKSPPPPSPVYKPPYYYKSPPPPSPVYQPPYYYKSPPPPSPVYYYKSPPPPSPVYKPPYYYKSPPPPTPVYKYNSPPPPSPTYVYKSPPPPSPVYKPPYYYKSPPPPSPVYKPPYYYKSPPPPTPVYYYKSPPPPTPVYKYNSPPPPSPTYVYKSPPPPSPVYKPPYYYKSPPPPSPVYYYKSPPPPSPVYKPPYYYNSPPPPTPVYKYNSPPPPSPTYVYKSPPPPSPVYKPPYYYKSPPPPTPVYKYNSPPPPSPAYVYKSPPPPTPVYKYKSPPPPVHYYSPPYYYKSPPPPSPSPPPPYYYKSPPPPSPSPPPPYYYHSPPPPKELPNPPYYYKSPPPPSPSPPPPYYYKSPPPPSPSPPPPYYYKSPPPPSPSPPPPYYYQSPPPPSPSPPPPYYYKSPPPPTPSPPPPYYYKSPPPPSPSPPPPYYYKSPPPPSPSPPPPYYYHSPPPPSPSPPPPYYYKSPPPPSPSPPPPYYYKSPPPPSPSPPPPYYYQSPPPPSPTPHTPYHYKSPPPPTASPPPPYHYVSPPPPTSSPPPYHYTSPPPPSPAPAPTYIYKSPPPPMKSPPPPVYIYASPPPPIYK; encoded by the exons ATGACTGCTAGGGGCAGTGACCCCATAAGGGGTCGTTTTCGGCCGCATATGGCCATGGCATTGGCCATTGTTCTCATTTCTACTACAGTGGTTTCTGTTGCTGCTGATGGTTACCCATACAGTTCTCCTCCACCACCAACTTATGAGTACAAGTCACCCCCTCCACCCTCTCCTTCACCGCCACCTCCTTACATTTACAAATCACCCCCTCCACCACCTTATGAACATAAAGCTCCACCTTACGAGTACAA GTCTCCACCTCCACCTTCCCCATCCCCTCCACCTCCTTATGTATACAAGTCACCACCTCCCCCACCGTATGAGCACAAAGCGCCACCATATGAGTACAAGTCACCCCCACCACCATCTCCCTCACCCCCACCTCCTTACTACTATAAATCTCCACCACCACCCTCTCCCTCACCTCCACCACCTTACTACTACAAGTCCCCACCACCACCCTCTCCCTCACCTCCACCTCCTTACTACTACAAGTCACCTCCACCACCCTCTCCCTCACCTCCACCTCCTTACTACTACAAGTCACCTCCACCACCTTCACCTTCACCTCCTCCACCTTACTACTATAAATCTCCTCCTCCACCCTCTCCCTCCCCTCCTCCACCTTACTATTACAAGTCTCCCCCACCACCATATGAGCACAAAGCTCCGCCATACTATTACAAGTCTCCCCCTCCACCTTCTCCCTCACCTCCACCACCTTACTACTACAAGTCTCCTCCACCACCCTCTCCCTCACCTCCACCTCCTTACTACTACAAGTCTCCCCCACCACCCTCACCCTCCCCTCCTCCTCCATATTATTACAAGTCCCCACCACCTCCTTCACCGTCCCCTCCACCACCATATTATTATAAATCTCCTCCACCACCTTCACCATCTCCTCCACCACCCTATTATTACAagtctcctcctcctccatcTCCGGTACCTCATCCACCTTACTACTACAATTCACCACCACCTCCTGTAAAATCTCCACCTCCACCAACACCGTACTACTATCAGTCTCCACCACCACCCAAGTACACTCCACCTCCATACTACTATAATTCTCCTCCTCCGCCAGTTGTATATCCCCCTCCTTACCACCACCCATTGATTGTGAAGGTAGTGGGTAAAGTCTACAGCTACAAGTGCTATAATTGGGAGTATCCTGAAAAGTCTCATGACAAGAAACATCTCAAAG GTGCTGTTGTTGAGGTCAAATGCAAAGCTGGAAGGAACATCATCAAGGCTTACGGTAAAACTAAGAGTAATGGAAAGTATGCCATCACAATTCCAAACTTTAACTATGTAAAATATGGTTCTGTGGTGTGCAAAGCCAAACTATATGCTCCACCTAAAGACTCTCCCTTCAACATACCTACTAAGCTCAATGAGGGAACTGACTTGAAGGTAAAATCTAAAGACAAGTATGAAGTTGTGCTCAAGGCTAAGCCATTCGCATATGCTTCTAAGAAGCATTATGAAGAATGTGAAAAACCTAAGCCTTCACCAACTCCTTACTACTACAAGTCACCTCCTCCTCCTTCACCGGTTTATATATACAAGTCACCACCTCCACCATCACCTACTTATAAGTACACATCACCACCTCCACCTGTCCATCAATATTCTCCTCCATATTATTACAAGTCACCACCCCCACCATCACCTGTTTACAAACCCCCATACTACTACAAGTCACCTCCTCCTCCAACACCAATTTACAAGTACAATTCACCACCTCCACCATCACCAACTTACGTGTACAAGTCTCCACCCCCACCATCACCTGTATATAAACCCCCATACTATTACAAGTCACCTCCTCCACCATCACCTGTATACCAGCCCCCATACTACTACAAGTCACCTCCCCCTCCATCACCAGTTTACTACTACAAGTCACCACCCCCACCATCACCTGTATACAAACCCCCGTACTACTACAAGTCACCTCCTCCTCCAACACCAGTTTACAAGTACAATTCACCACCTCCACCATCACCAACTTACGTGTACAAGTCTCCACCCCCACCATCACCTGTGTATAAACCCCCATACTATTACAAGTCACCTCCTCCACCATCACCTGTATACAAGCCCCCATACTACTACAAGTCACCTCCTCCTCCAACACCAGTTTACTACTACAAGTCACCTCCTCCTCCAACACCAGTTTACAAGTATAATTCACCACCTCCACCATCACCAACTTACGTGTACAAGTCTCCACCCCCACCATCACCTGTGTATAAACCCCCATACTATTACAAGTCACCTCCTCCACCATCACCAGTTTACTACTACAAGTCTCCACCTCCACCTTCACCTGTGTACAAACCCCCGTACTACTACAATTCACCACCTCCTCCAACACCAGTTTACAAATACAATTCACCACCTCCACCGTCACCAACATATGTGTACAAGTCACCACCCCCACCATCACCTGTATACAAACCACCCTATTACTACAAGTCACCTCCTCCTCCAACACCAGTTTACAAGTACAATTCACCACCTCCGCCATCACCTGCTTACGTGTATAagtctcctcctcctccaacACCAGTTTACAAGTACAAGTCACCACCTCCACCTGTCCATTATTATTCTCCACCATACTACTATAAGTCACCACCTCCACCATCCCCATCACCTCCCCCTCCATACTATTACAAATCTCCCCCACCGCCATCACCATCCCCACCTCCACCATACTATTATCATTCTCCTCCCCCACCTAAAGAATTACCAAACCCTCCATACTACTATAagtcaccaccaccaccatcaccatcCCCTCCTCCACCATACTATTATAAGTCACCACCTCCACCATCACCATCCCCTCCCCCTCCATACTATTATAAATCTCCTCCACCACCCTCACCATCCCCACCTCCACCGTACTATTACCAATCCCCTCCACCACCATCACCATCTCCACCACCTCCTTATTACTACAAATCACCTCCACCACCAACCCCATCACCTCCACCTCCATACTACTACAAAAGTCCCCCTCCACCCTCTCCCTCTCCTCCACCTCCATACTATTACAAGAGTCCCCCTCCACCCTCTCCCTCCCCCCCTCCTCCATACTATTATCATtccccaccaccaccatcgCCTTCTCCACCACCTCCCTACTACTACAAATCACCTCCACCACCATCCCCGTCACCTCCACCTCCTTACTATTACAAGTCACCTCCACCTCCATCTCCATCTCCACCACCTCCTTATTACTATCAAAGTCCTCCTCCACCATCTCCCACTCCTCATACTCCCTACCACTACAAATCCCCTCCACCACCAACGGCGTCTCCTCCACCTCCTTACCATTATGTGAGTCCCCCCCCACCTACATCATCTCCACCACCTTACCACTACACATCACCACCTCCTCCCTCCCCAGCTCCCGCTCCCACATACATATACAAATCACCTCCCCCACCAATGAAATCACCTCCTCCGCCAGTTTACATTTATGCTTCCCCACCACCACCTATCTACAAGTAA